Proteins from a genomic interval of Clostridium scatologenes:
- a CDS encoding FAD binding domain-containing protein codes for MIPFDFEYYKPETVEEALNLYLQLDSERKKPLYYAGGSEIISMARAYNVYTEAVIDIKGIPECNIQELRDNELIIGSAVTLTQIAEANLFPLLGLTVQRIADHTMQDKITLGGNICGTIIYKEAILPLLISNSKVIIATQNGIKQVLLKDVFDKRINLNHEEFIVSIIVDSRFLSLPYLHVKRTKSDKIDYPLITTTAIKDNNRINIAFSGVCNYPFRSILLENYLNDINLERNIKINNIINNIPDQILSDLSGSSDFRKFMLQKILTEVLEKLE; via the coding sequence ATGATACCCTTTGATTTTGAATATTATAAACCTGAAACCGTTGAAGAAGCTCTTAATCTATATTTACAGCTAGATAGTGAAAGAAAAAAACCTTTATACTATGCTGGCGGAAGTGAAATTATAAGTATGGCAAGAGCTTATAATGTATATACTGAAGCTGTGATTGATATAAAAGGAATTCCTGAATGTAATATCCAAGAATTAAGAGATAATGAATTAATTATTGGCTCTGCTGTTACCCTTACACAAATTGCTGAGGCAAATTTATTTCCTTTACTTGGATTAACAGTGCAGAGAATTGCAGATCATACTATGCAGGATAAAATTACACTTGGAGGAAATATATGTGGAACAATTATATATAAGGAAGCTATACTGCCTCTTTTAATATCCAATAGTAAAGTAATCATAGCAACTCAAAATGGAATAAAGCAAGTTCTATTAAAGGATGTATTTGATAAGAGAATAAATCTTAATCATGAAGAATTTATAGTAAGTATAATAGTAGACAGTAGGTTTCTTTCTTTACCATATTTACATGTAAAAAGGACCAAAAGTGATAAAATAGATTATCCATTAATTACTACTACAGCAATTAAAGATAATAATAGAATTAATATAGCCTTTAGTGGAGTGTGTAATTATCCATTTAGATCTATTTTATTAGAAAATTATTTGAACGATATTAATTTAGAAAGAAATATAAAAATTAATAACATAATCAATAATATACCAGATCAAATATTAAGTGATTTATCTGGTTCATCTGACTTTAGAAAATTTATGCTGCAAAAAATACTTACAGAAGTCTTGGAAAAATTGGAGTGA
- a CDS encoding (2Fe-2S)-binding protein produces the protein MLKIHSKSIVILNVNGEDIEVVVKPSDILLNTLRNELGLTGAKPGCENGDCGSCTVLIEGWPIKSCLMLTVEAIGKKIVTVEGLKNAPIQKAFVENWGFQCGYCTSGFLMVCHALANIHPDANDHVIEQWLQSNICRCTGYEEIKNAVKSIFLYEK, from the coding sequence ATGCTGAAAATTCACAGCAAATCAATAGTTATTTTAAATGTTAATGGAGAAGATATAGAAGTTGTAGTAAAGCCATCAGATATTTTATTAAATACTCTTAGAAATGAATTAGGTCTTACAGGTGCAAAACCTGGTTGTGAAAATGGTGATTGTGGTTCATGTACTGTTCTTATAGAAGGATGGCCTATAAAATCCTGTTTAATGTTAACCGTTGAGGCAATAGGCAAGAAAATAGTTACTGTTGAAGGCTTAAAAAATGCACCGATACAAAAGGCCTTTGTAGAAAATTGGGGCTTTCAATGTGGATATTGTACATCAGGATTTTTGATGGTTTGTCATGCTTTAGCTAATATACATCCAGATGCCAATGATCATGTAATAGAACAGTGGCTTCAGTCAAATATTTGCAGGTGTACCGGATATGAAGAGATAAAGAATGCAGTAAAATCAATTTTTTTATATGAAAAGTAA
- a CDS encoding CD3324 family protein, whose amino-acid sequence MKYKNAQNILPKEIIKIIQQYVDGSYLYIPRKDENRKNWGENSGFKNELVERNTQIYNSFNNGSSVKELANKYYLTQNSIRRIIREYKMYYKSGGF is encoded by the coding sequence ATGAAGTATAAAAACGCACAAAATATATTACCTAAAGAAATTATTAAGATAATTCAACAGTATGTTGATGGAAGTTATTTATATATACCTAGAAAAGATGAAAATAGAAAAAATTGGGGAGAGAATAGTGGATTTAAAAATGAATTAGTAGAAAGAAATACACAAATTTATAATTCCTTTAATAATGGAAGTTCAGTTAAGGAATTAGCAAATAAATATTATCTTACTCAAAATAGTATTAGGAGAATTATTAGGGAATATAAAATGTATTATAAATCAGGTGGTTTTTAG
- a CDS encoding class I SAM-dependent methyltransferase codes for MLDENIINQIKEFSKKPSLFNKECGNIWTEEYIANQMLKAHIDPNFDGASRKDVIINKTVDFLSKNVLKKNSSILDLGCGPGLYDEKLCQRGYKITGIDFSMNSINYAKNSAEKQGFNIKYECNNFFELNYLEEFDAVMQIYGEVNTFSDSERNKFFNIVNNSLKPNGLLIFDISTPVLRKKCGLKKKWHIEESGFWRDKIHLVLENGFQYDNDIWLDQYIVADNNGVQVYRNWFHDYTVKTISDIIQNSGFKIINILGDLTGEVLKEDSEWIAIIAQKK; via the coding sequence ATGCTTGATGAAAACATAATTAATCAAATAAAAGAATTTAGTAAGAAACCATCTTTATTTAATAAGGAATGCGGAAATATATGGACTGAAGAATATATTGCTAATCAGATGCTTAAAGCACATATTGATCCAAATTTTGATGGAGCATCACGAAAAGATGTCATCATTAATAAAACGGTAGATTTTCTTAGCAAAAATGTTCTCAAGAAAAACAGTTCAATATTAGATTTAGGATGTGGTCCAGGGTTATATGATGAAAAGTTATGTCAAAGAGGATATAAAATAACAGGTATAGATTTTTCAATGAATTCAATAAACTATGCTAAAAATAGTGCAGAAAAACAAGGATTTAATATAAAATATGAGTGCAATAACTTTTTTGAGCTTAATTACTTAGAGGAATTTGATGCTGTTATGCAGATATATGGAGAAGTAAATACTTTTTCAGATAGTGAAAGAAATAAATTTTTTAATATAGTTAATAATTCTTTAAAGCCTAATGGGTTGCTTATATTTGACATTTCTACACCTGTATTAAGAAAAAAATGTGGACTGAAGAAAAAATGGCACATTGAGGAAAGTGGATTTTGGAGAGATAAGATACATTTAGTTCTAGAAAATGGGTTTCAATATGACAATGATATTTGGCTTGATCAATATATAGTTGCAGACAATAATGGAGTTCAAGTATATAGAAATTGGTTTCATGATTATACTGTTAAAACCATTAGTGATATAATTCAAAATAGTGGATTTAAGATTATTAATATATTGGGCGATCTTACTGGTGAAGTTTTAAAAGAAGATAGTGAATGGATTGCTATTATTGCTCAAAAGAAGTAG
- a CDS encoding HAD family hydrolase, which produces MRYRCLILDHDDTVAKSTPEIHYPSFVEALKTLRPKMKGLSLEEFVSYCFSPGFSELCKDVLKFNKVEQEYQYKVWKSYTKEKSPDFYPGFPNLIKEYKRLGGIICVVSHSESEQILRDYNLHCGLIPDLIFGWELEEYQRKPNPYPIIEIMKRFDLANNEILVLDDLKPGLDMARSCNVTFAGAGWSHIIPEIEDYMRTNSDYYFSTVETFKDFILSKSGLIKE; this is translated from the coding sequence TTGAGATATCGCTGCTTAATTTTAGATCATGATGATACAGTAGCCAAAAGTACACCAGAAATTCATTATCCTTCTTTTGTAGAGGCTTTAAAGACATTAAGACCGAAAATGAAGGGATTAAGCCTTGAAGAGTTTGTTTCCTATTGTTTTAGCCCTGGGTTTTCAGAATTGTGCAAAGATGTATTGAAGTTTAATAAAGTTGAGCAAGAATATCAATATAAAGTATGGAAGAGTTACACAAAAGAGAAATCCCCTGATTTTTATCCAGGGTTTCCTAATTTGATTAAAGAATATAAAAGATTGGGAGGCATAATATGTGTTGTCTCTCATTCAGAAAGCGAACAAATTTTAAGGGACTACAATTTACATTGTGGTTTAATTCCAGATTTAATATTTGGATGGGAGCTGGAAGAATACCAGAGGAAACCTAATCCGTATCCAATTATTGAAATTATGAAAAGATTCGATTTAGCTAATAATGAAATATTAGTTTTGGATGATCTAAAACCAGGATTAGATATGGCAAGAAGTTGTAATGTAACATTTGCAGGAGCAGGATGGTCTCATATAATTCCTGAAATAGAAGATTATATGAGAACAAATTCGGATTATTATTTCTCAACAGTGGAGACATTTAAGGATTTTATATTATCTAAAAGTGGCTTAATTAAGGAGTAA
- a CDS encoding helix-turn-helix domain-containing protein, whose product MEDQFYTIDKIAEILGMHHKTIRKFITEGKLAASKVGKQWRISEHDLSIFMEKNNANTSDKKINEESNIDFVTNGEVKDNVQQRINVSTVVDINDIDKEEYFRISNTLIAVMNCKDSKMGKSTINMKYDEKVSRLRVLLWGNISFIEEMLSTISMLVERNNLSDHKKADYKESE is encoded by the coding sequence ATGGAAGATCAATTTTATACAATAGATAAAATTGCAGAAATATTAGGCATGCATCACAAAACTATTAGAAAGTTTATAACAGAAGGTAAACTGGCAGCAAGTAAGGTTGGAAAGCAATGGAGAATTTCAGAGCATGATTTAAGCATTTTTATGGAAAAAAACAATGCTAATACCAGTGATAAAAAAATTAATGAAGAATCAAATATTGATTTTGTTACTAATGGAGAAGTGAAAGATAATGTGCAGCAAAGGATAAATGTATCCACTGTTGTAGATATTAATGATATAGATAAAGAAGAATATTTTAGAATATCAAATACTCTTATAGCAGTAATGAATTGTAAAGATTCCAAAATGGGAAAATCAACAATTAATATGAAATATGATGAAAAAGTAAGTAGATTAAGGGTTTTGTTATGGGGAAATATAAGCTTCATTGAAGAAATGCTAAGTACAATTTCTATGCTCGTAGAACGAAATAATTTATCTGATCACAAAAAAGCTGATTATAAGGAGAGTGAATGA
- a CDS encoding DUF4180 domain-containing protein — translation MNYKIVNKNNNKYIEFASDLKKLSSEQDVVDCISICMENNIYTIMLHSNALSEDFFNLKTKLAGMALQKFINYHVKVAVIIEDEKKLNERFKEMIMEANKGNNFRTFNNIQDAENWISKLCDGCHL, via the coding sequence TTGAATTATAAAATAGTAAATAAAAATAACAATAAATATATTGAGTTTGCTTCTGATTTGAAGAAACTTTCTTCAGAACAAGATGTGGTAGACTGTATATCCATATGTATGGAAAATAACATTTATACAATAATGCTGCATTCTAATGCATTATCTGAAGATTTCTTTAATCTTAAAACTAAACTCGCAGGAATGGCATTACAAAAATTTATAAATTATCATGTGAAAGTTGCTGTTATTATTGAAGATGAAAAAAAGCTTAATGAGAGATTTAAAGAAATGATTATGGAAGCTAATAAAGGAAATAATTTTAGAACATTTAATAATATTCAAGATGCTGAAAATTGGATTTCAAAGTTATGTGATGGCTGCCATCTGTAA
- a CDS encoding alpha/beta fold hydrolase gives MGKNTVFKTREGKNDVIKHYDLFLEKRALSYEKFYVDTVYGKTFIIASGEKGNPPLILLHGSGMNSVMWLRDIQEYSRNYRVYAVDILGEPGKSDENRPSLNGPYYAEWLKAVFDDLSLKKANIVGISLGAWLAIKFSVNYPEKVSKLVLLCPSGVGKQKKSFIFKAMFYALLGEKGIDKLYYKVNGNQPIPEAMLKYQKLIGKNFNYRRETIPIFSDNELKLLTMPITLFVGAKDIMLYSDKTVRRLGGLLPHVETNIISEAGHSNINDVNKIIACFTIEKCKRSELA, from the coding sequence ATGGGAAAAAATACTGTGTTTAAAACTCGAGAAGGAAAAAATGATGTGATAAAACATTATGATTTATTTCTTGAAAAGAGGGCGCTATCTTATGAAAAATTTTATGTAGATACAGTGTATGGGAAGACATTTATTATAGCTAGTGGTGAAAAAGGTAATCCGCCTCTTATATTACTTCATGGTAGTGGTATGAACTCTGTTATGTGGTTGAGAGATATACAAGAATATTCTCGTAATTATCGTGTGTACGCTGTAGATATATTAGGAGAACCTGGTAAAAGTGACGAAAACCGTCCTTCATTAAATGGACCTTATTATGCAGAGTGGCTTAAGGCTGTTTTTGATGATTTATCACTGAAAAAAGCAAATATTGTTGGAATTTCATTAGGTGCATGGTTAGCAATAAAGTTTTCGGTAAATTATCCAGAAAAGGTATCTAAACTTGTATTGCTTTGTCCATCTGGAGTGGGCAAACAAAAGAAGTCGTTTATTTTTAAGGCTATGTTTTATGCACTTTTAGGAGAAAAAGGCATAGATAAGTTATATTATAAAGTTAATGGGAATCAGCCTATACCAGAAGCAATGTTAAAATATCAGAAGCTCATAGGAAAGAACTTCAATTATAGGCGAGAGACAATTCCTATATTTTCTGATAATGAATTGAAATTATTAACTATGCCAATAACACTATTTGTAGGAGCAAAAGATATAATGCTCTATTCAGATAAGACTGTAAGACGTTTAGGAGGGTTACTTCCACATGTAGAAACAAATATTATATCTGAAGCTGGTCATTCTAATATTAATGATGTGAATAAAATAATAGCATGCTTTACAATTGAAAAATGTAAAAGGAGTGAATTAGCATGA
- the arr gene encoding NAD(+)--rifampin ADP-ribosyltransferase — protein MNDKKDVLDNGPFFHGTKVELKIGDLLEPQHLSNYQNKKSNYIYFTATLNAAKWGAELAKSKSKERIYIVEPLGEFENDTNLTDKRFPGNPTRSYRSKSPLKIIAELGSWERHSHEEINHMLSSLKKLSDEGKNIIYD, from the coding sequence ATGAATGACAAAAAAGATGTTTTAGATAATGGTCCTTTTTTTCATGGTACTAAAGTAGAATTAAAAATTGGAGATTTATTAGAACCACAACACTTATCAAATTATCAAAATAAGAAATCTAACTATATTTATTTTACTGCGACGTTAAATGCTGCTAAATGGGGGGCTGAATTAGCTAAATCTAAATCAAAAGAAAGAATTTATATTGTAGAACCATTAGGTGAATTTGAAAATGATACGAATTTAACTGATAAAAGATTTCCTGGAAATCCAACACGTTCTTATAGGTCTAAATCTCCTTTGAAAATAATAGCTGAATTAGGTTCATGGGAAAGACATTCCCATGAAGAAATAAATCATATGCTTTCATCTTTAAAAAAATTAAGTGATGAAGGAAAAAATATAATATACGATTAA
- a CDS encoding helix-turn-helix transcriptional regulator, translated as MDDKTNLNNRLKVARAELNISQQQLANMAGVSRQTISSIETGQYCPTAKLALILAKCLQKNFEDLFYLEEE; from the coding sequence TTGGATGATAAAACTAATTTAAATAACAGACTAAAAGTTGCACGTGCTGAACTCAATATTTCGCAGCAGCAACTTGCAAATATGGCAGGAGTAAGTCGCCAAACAATAAGTTCTATAGAAACTGGTCAATACTGTCCAACTGCTAAATTAGCACTAATACTCGCAAAGTGTTTACAGAAAAATTTCGAAGATTTATTTTATTTAGAGGAGGAATAA